TATTTATATAAGTATTTCTGTGATGGCAGTTTTTTTAGTTGCATGTGGAACGACATCAAAAATGGATAAATCTAGTAAGAATGAAAAAAATCAAACAGAAAGCAAGCAAAAGAAAAAAGAGGAAAAACAAACGAATTATCAAAAAATTACAGGTGAAAATGTCACCTATTATGTGATGAATCCAGATCCCGTTTTTGGATCAACAGCTGTGTTGATTGAAAAGGATGGCAAAGGTTTACTAGTTGATACTCAGTTTTCTAAAGATGATGCAGATAAAACGATTCAATTAATTAAGTCGAAAAAAATTGATTTAGAAACCATTTATGTATCTTATAGCGATCCTGATTATTATTTTGGAACAGCTTTTATTCAAGAGGCTTTTCCAACTGCAAAAGTTGTAGCAACTGAAGGGACAATTGACCGCATTAAGAGTACGTATGAAAATAAATTAACAGTCTGGGCAGATACATTAAAAGATAAAGCGCCTAAAGAGGTGATTATTCCAGAAGCCATTGATAACAAGGTAGCATTAGGAAATGAAAAATTTCAAATTACTGGGACAGATAAACCAGTGCTTTATAATGCAACAGATCAGTTAATTTTGGGCGGTATTCCAGTTTCAACAGATGGGCATTTATTTATGGCTGATACTAAAACGGTTGAGAGCCAAGAAAATTGGATTAATGATCTAACTGGTTTGGAAGAATTGCAAGCTAAAACAGTTATCCCAGGTCATTTTGGTCAAGGGAATAAATTTACTGCTGATAATATTACATTTACTAAAGACTATATCCAAAAATTTATTGAAGTTGAACAATCAAGTCAAACAAGCGCAGAAATTATGCAAAAAATGAAAGCAGCTTATCCTGATTTAGCTGAAGGTTCTTTGGAAATGAGCGCAAAAGTAGTAACTGGAGAGCAGGCTTGGGATTAAAAAATTAAATGGGAGTGATAGATGAATGGGAGAAAATAAAAATAAAGTAAGTATTAGTCTATTGTTGATTAGAATTATGTTAGGAATTGCGATGGCATTACATGGAATTCAAAAATTTATGAATTTATCAGACACAACAGATTTCTTTGTAAGCTTAGGCTTGCCAAGTTTTATGCCGATAATTATTGCCTTAATTGAAGTTGTCGGTGGTATTTTTATGATTATTGGTTTGTTGGTTCCGTTAGTTTCATTAGGTTTCATTGCAATATTGGGAACAGCTATCTTTATGTTGAAATCAACAAGTGGTTTTGTTAATGGGTATGAATTAGAGCTTTTATTGATTGTTATGAGCATTGCAAGTGGATATGCACATCTGAATAAAAAAATCATTCAATTTATGCCTCCTAGTGCATAAAAGAAACTACAATAAAAAGAGACAGAGCACACTCTGTCTCTTTTTATTATTATTCGCCTAAATCAACGTTGTGATAAACTTTTTGAACGTCATCTAAATCCTCTAAAGCATCAATTAATTTCTCGAAATTGACTAAATCATCACCTTCAAGAGTGACTTCGTTTTGTGGCAACATTTCTGTTTCAGCAACTGTGAATTCTTCAATGCCACTCGCTTTTAGTGCTTCTTGAACGGCGTGGAAATCAGCTGGCTCAGCATAAATAATCGCTTGACCATCTTCTTCTAAAATATCTCGTACGTCAAGATCTGCTTCCATTAGAATTTCTAATAGCTCATCTGCATCTTTTCCTTCGACACCAAAAACAGCTGTGTTGTCGAACATGTAAGCAACAGCCCCACTAACACCCATGTTTCCGCCATTTTTACCATAAGCAGCACGGACATCTGAGGCAGTACGATTGACATTATTTGTTAGTGCATCCACAATAATCATAGAACCATTTGGTCCAAAGCCTTCGTAGCGTAGCTCAGAATAATTGTCTTCATCATTTCCTTTGGCTTTTTCAATTGCCCGATCAATAATATGTTTAGGTACATTATAGGTTTTTGCTCGCTCAATGACGAATCGTAATTTTTGATTAGTATGAGGATCAGGATCACCTTGCTTTGCAGCTACATAGATTTCAATACCGAATTTTGCATAGATACGACTGGTATTCGTATCTTTTGATGCTTTTTTGTCTTTAATATTTGCCCATTTACGACCCATATTTTCACTCACCTTCTGATTTAAAATTCGCTTTACCATGTATCATTATACTGTTAAATGTAGGATTTGTTAAGGTCTTTTTTTAGAGTGGGTTTATAATTATCCAATCAGGTCGAAATTGGAATATAAAGTGAGATTCGTGGTAAACTACTATTAGAGAACTTGTGAAAAAAATTCTATCAACTATGAAGGCTAGAGGTGCTCTTATGAAGGATTCATTCATTACTAAAAAAGCTATTTCTGATGCGTTAATCGAACTGTGCCATTATAAGCGTTTTGATAAAATTAGTATTGCGGATATTACAGATAAATGTAGATTAAATCGTCAAACACTCTATTATCATTTTTCAGATAAGTATGATTTGTTGGAGTGGACGTATCAAGTAGGTGCTTTTAGCTATTTAGCTGAAGGAGTAACACTGGAAAATTGGGAAGAACATGTTTTAAAAATGTTGATTGAAATCAAAGAGAAAGCTGATTTTTATCAAAATACAGTTAGCAGTGATTCTGAAATTTTATCAGCTTGTTTTTCTAAAGTGACAAGTACACTCTTTATGGAATTATTTGAGCGTTTAGATTTGGAGAATCACGTCAGTCAGGCAGATAGGTGTTTTTATGCCCGCTTCTTTTCTTATGGGTGTTGCGGTGTTTTAGTTGATTGGATTAAAGTTGGGATGAAAGAAACTCCTGAAACGATTGCGACTCAATTCGTTCGTTTAGCCAATGATACTGAACTGTTAGCCTATCAACGGTTACATGAAGGTTAACAAATAACTCAATTTTATTACTAGACAATTGTCTTGTTTTGTCTGAATTTAAGACAGTTCTTATAGATTGGCTAGAGTCAGTTCCGACTTTTTAAGATATACTCGTTTTATTAAGTAAAACGGGAGGGATTTTAGGATGAGTAAAAAAACAATCGGACTAATCGCAGCTGGTGCAACAGTTTTAGGTGCTGCCTATGGAACAAAAAAATTGCAAGAAGGCAAAGTTCAAGCAGATGAAAAAAAGGTAGATGAAGAAATAAAAGCGCGTTATTATGGCGACAAGCAAGTTTATTTTATTGGCGGTGGAATTGGTAGTTTATCAGGGGCTGCGTATTTGATTCGTGATGCAAAT
This Carnobacterium maltaromaticum DSM 20342 DNA region includes the following protein-coding sequences:
- a CDS encoding MBL fold hydrolase; this encodes MIKKALIYISISVMAVFLVACGTTSKMDKSSKNEKNQTESKQKKKEEKQTNYQKITGENVTYYVMNPDPVFGSTAVLIEKDGKGLLVDTQFSKDDADKTIQLIKSKKIDLETIYVSYSDPDYYFGTAFIQEAFPTAKVVATEGTIDRIKSTYENKLTVWADTLKDKAPKEVIIPEAIDNKVALGNEKFQITGTDKPVLYNATDQLILGGIPVSTDGHLFMADTKTVESQENWINDLTGLEELQAKTVIPGHFGQGNKFTADNITFTKDYIQKFIEVEQSSQTSAEIMQKMKAAYPDLAEGSLEMSAKVVTGEQAWD
- a CDS encoding DoxX family protein: MGENKNKVSISLLLIRIMLGIAMALHGIQKFMNLSDTTDFFVSLGLPSFMPIIIALIEVVGGIFMIIGLLVPLVSLGFIAILGTAIFMLKSTSGFVNGYELELLLIVMSIASGYAHLNKKIIQFMPPSA
- a CDS encoding YebC/PmpR family DNA-binding transcriptional regulator — protein: MGRKWANIKDKKASKDTNTSRIYAKFGIEIYVAAKQGDPDPHTNQKLRFVIERAKTYNVPKHIIDRAIEKAKGNDEDNYSELRYEGFGPNGSMIIVDALTNNVNRTASDVRAAYGKNGGNMGVSGAVAYMFDNTAVFGVEGKDADELLEILMEADLDVRDILEEDGQAIIYAEPADFHAVQEALKASGIEEFTVAETEMLPQNEVTLEGDDLVNFEKLIDALEDLDDVQKVYHNVDLGE
- a CDS encoding TetR/AcrR family transcriptional regulator, with product MKDSFITKKAISDALIELCHYKRFDKISIADITDKCRLNRQTLYYHFSDKYDLLEWTYQVGAFSYLAEGVTLENWEEHVLKMLIEIKEKADFYQNTVSSDSEILSACFSKVTSTLFMELFERLDLENHVSQADRCFYARFFSYGCCGVLVDWIKVGMKETPETIATQFVRLANDTELLAYQRLHEG